A part of Aspergillus flavus chromosome 1, complete sequence genomic DNA contains:
- a CDS encoding C6 transcription factor — protein sequence MSVEQRLITRGALDSIPARTSYLGQAVFQVPLYRNQEKLYHARRPHKKSRGGCLTCKKRRVKCDEGKPACVKCQKYGASCSYSTAPGKGFNADVAASTQNPDGITFSFSLSDLATRIEEILNLDTGTNTSLIERNSVHPVSLIAFQHFLKSSTDTVANPSLRDVMRSDMIRVALTSPHLMYTILGVGVLHLNRISPGNKTRQFAETLFWQRAIKLYQAALTSNVTPQNVDALLSTCMFMGLTTLCPENIKPTDSWVLSDKPDAMNWLCLQSGIRCIITLAKPYLDSTIWASTFQEAHEDEVAFLEHIIKQGRDGLDPDLADLCGIDDSTTAKTNPYYEHLRLLTGLFELERNFENSAKCTSFMGKLTTDFLALLRRRDPPALVILAQWMGLMCTMSHWQPWIFGRLVTECIAICMYLEHDPDPRISRLLEFPASACGYSSRNSSKST from the exons ATGTCAGTCGAACAACGTCTCATAACGCGGGGCGCACTGGATAGCATTCCCGCTCGAACAAGCTATCTTGGGCAGGCTGTGTTCCAAGTGCCACTCTATCGAAATCAGGAAAAGTTATATCATGCACGGCGTCCCCATAAGAAGTCGCGAGGGGGCTGCTTAACTTGTAAGAAACGGAGAGTCAAA TGCGACGAGGGCAAACCAGCCTGCGTCAAATGCCAGAAATACGGCGCATCGTGCAGCTACTCTACTGCGCCTGGAAAGGGCTTTAACGCCGATGTAGCAGCAAGCACGCAAAACCCAGACGGCattacattttctttttctctgaGCGATTTGGCGACCCGAATAGAGGAGATCTTGAATCTGGATACGGGCACCAATACGTCTCTAATAGAGCGAAATTCTGTTCATCCCGTTAGCTTGATTGCCTTCCAACATTTCCTGAAGTCGTCTACCGACACGGTCGCCAATCCCTCCCTTCGAGATGTCATGAGGAGCGACATGATTCGGGTTGCATTAACG AGTCCGCATTTGATGTACACGATACTTGGAGTCGGTGTTCTTCACCTCAATCGCATTTCCCCCGGCAACAAAACGCGGCAGTTTGCAGAGACACTTTTCTGGCAGCGCGCTATTAAGCTATACCAAGCGGCACTTACCTCCAACGTTACTCCCCAGAATGTTGATGCCCTCCTGTCAACATGCATGTTCATGGGACTCACCACTCTCTGTCCCGAAAATATCAAGCCAACGGACTCGTGGGTATTGTCCGATAAGCCGGACGCAATGAACTGGCTCTGTTTACAGAGTGGGATCCGGTGTATAATAACCCTCGCTAAGCCGTACCTTGATTCCACCATCTGGGCCTCGACATTCCAGGAAGCCCACGAGGACGAAGTGGCATTCTTGGAGCACATAATTAAGCAAGGGCGGGACGGTCTCGACCCTGATCTGGCTGACCTCTGTGGGATTGACGACTCTACCACCGCCAAGACAAATCCATACTACGAGCATCTCCGGTTGTTGACAGGCTTGTTCGAACTAGAAAGAAATTTCGAAAACTCGGCCAAATGTACCTCCTTCATGGGGAAATTGACGACCGATTTTCTTGCGCTTTTGAGACGGAGAGATCCGCCAGCCCTTGTGATCCTGGCGCAGTGGATGGGTCTCATGTGTACCATGTCCCACTGGCAGCCGTGGATTTTTGGTCGACTTGTCACTGAATGCATCGCTATTTGCATGTACCTGGAACATGATCCGGATCCACGGATATCGCGTCTTCTGGAGTTTCCAGCTAGCGCCTGTGGGTATTCGTCTCGGAATAGTTCAAAGAGCACTTGA
- a CDS encoding putative GPI anchored dioxygenase gives MHLTKFLLLSAATLAVAHPGEKHDPHVVKREIHARDALAARSKRGLDACATSEQAKRLQQRNVARRARTVRELRSARGVTTSPKKWRRDSDDLAKWEAVNHNMTGLVDFTSETPESSVFGGNTSAILSPTITDGPYYVWGEVQRSNVKEDEYCDGVDVYLEVQYIDVNTCQPIPGAFVDIWNANATGVYSGISTSGNYAADGWDSTYLRGIQESDQDGVVTFETIFPGHYDGRATHTHLLTHLNASVHDNNGTLVVGTGSVAHIGQLFWNEVLRSAVEDTYPYTTNTQDITSNADDMWSIEQASSAYDPFPNYVYLGNDLKDGLFAWKQIGINVSADYTDNSYYSIAAYYDENGGHQNTDSAAFGGGSGSEGGMPSGSASGAIPSGTPM, from the exons ATGCATTTGACAAagttcctccttctctccgccGCGACGCTCGCAGTTGCGCATCCCGGCGAGAAGCATGATCCGCATGTGGTGAAGCGCGAGATCCACGCTCGCGATGCCCTCGCTGCCCGGTCCAAGCGCGGCCTTGATGCATGTGCCACTAGCGAGCAGGCAAAGCGACTGCAGCAACGTAACGTCGCTCGTCGCGCCCGCACCGTCCGTGAGCTGCGCAGCGCCCGTGGCGTGACTACCA GTCCCAAGAAGTGGCGCCGTGACTCCGATGATCTGGCCAAGTGGGAGGCTGTCAACCACAACATGACCGGCTTGGTCGACTTTACTTCCGAAACGCCCGAGAGCTCGGTCTTCGGCGGCAACACCAGTGCCATCTTGTCCCCCACGATCACCGACGGGCCCTACTATGTCTGGGGTGAAGTGCAGAGGAGTAACGTCAAGGAGGATGAGTACTGTGACGGTGTGGATGTGTATTTGGAGGTCCAATACATCGACGTCAACACTTGCCAGCCAATTCCAGGTGCCTTCGTTGATATCTGGAATGCCAACGCCACGGGCGTGTACAG TGGTATCTCTACTTCCGGCAACTACGCTGCGGACGGCTGGGATAGCACTTACCTGCGTGGTATTCAGGAATCTGATCAAGACGGTGTTGTGACCTTCGAAACCATTTTCCCAGGTCACTATGACGGCCGTGCCACACACACTCACCTCTTGACTCACCTTAACGCCTCTGTCCATGATAACAACGGCACCCTCGTTGTGGGAACCGGCAGCGTTGCACACATCGGTCAGCTGTTCTGGAACGAGGTTCTGCGCTCCGCCGTCGAGGACACCTATCCCTacaccaccaacacccaGGACATCACTAGCAATGCTGATGACATGTGGTCCATCGAACAAGCCTCCAGTGCTTATGACCCATTCCCCAACTATGTGTACCTCGGTAACGACCTCAAGGATGGCCTGTTCGCCTGGAAGCAGATTGGCATTAACGTCAGTGCCGACTACACCGACAACTCGTACTACAGCATTGCTGCTTACTATGACGAGAACGGTGGCCACCAGAACACCGACAGTGCTGCTTTCGGAGGCGGTTCTGGTAGCGAGGGTGGTATGCCCTCGGGCTCTGCCTCCGGTGCCATCCCTTCAGGCACTCCTATGTAG
- a CDS encoding putative choline dehydrogenase — MGRVDEFAAHEFDYLIVGGGTAGLVLAARLSERPDIVVGVVEAGPAAFDEKAINIPGLYGSTIGSQYDWQFETVPQPGLSGRKLPWPRGKVLGGTSALNFMAWNRGNREDYDAWEELGNAGWGWDDLLPYFQRSETFHPPDATHQKQYYSYYQEETHGTTGPLQTTHIQSYGPAHQFWHATLNAVGVDTSPDSLDGSNTGAWNMICTVDPISQTRSYSANAYYQPIAARPNLVLLTEAMVTKVLIEKDGHSDRWVATGVDILCDNKQKEVYAAREVILSAGSVQSPQLLELSGVGNTEVLRSAGIPVKIENPNVGENLQEHMMTATIFEISPEIPTRDEVLQDSALQEAASREYEGSKSGPWTILPCSIAYCSLSQIIGQEELEGLRSRAESLAKQTGKKRDEILARQFREDANLGQLEYLFDVGNWSPYFTSEVGKKYGTMLMMLQYPWSRGSIHLPPKDPGTRATVHDKPIIDPRYFFGHGEVDLEIMKLGQRLTKRICATKPLSDIIRSRVFPPMSDSDTPGEMDEYDEFVRNYTITDWHPIGTCAMGGLEGEKSGVVDGRLRVYGITNLRVVDASIMPLQVSAHIQATVYAIAEKAADMIIEDLVRLK, encoded by the exons ATGGGTCGCGTCGACGAGTTTGCAGCCCATGAGTTTGATTATCTGATCGTCGGCGGAGGGACCGCAGGCTTAGTGTTAGCTGCGCGTCTAAGCGAACGCCCTGACATCGTGGTCGGAGTAGTCGAAGCTGGTCCCGCAGCATTTGATGAGAAAGCAATCAACATCCCGGGTCTTTATGGTTCTACCATCGGGTCTCAGTATGACTGGCAGTTTGAGACCGTGCCTCAGCCAGGGCTATCAGGTCGGAAGCTACCGTGGCCTCGTGGCAAGGTACTTGGCGGTACCAGTGCCCTGAATTTCATGGCGTGGAATCGTGGGAACCGAGAGGATTATGACGCTTGGGAGGAATTAGGGAACGCAGGATGGGGCTGGGATGATCTTTT GCCTTACTTCCAACGTTCCGAGACTTTTCACCCTCCTGATGCCACTCACCAGAAGCAGTATTATTCTTACTACCAAGAGGAAACACACGGGACTACTGGCCCGCTTCAGACAACACATATTCAGAGCTATGGTCCAGCTCACCAGTTTTGGCACGCGACACTCAACGCGGTCGGCGTGGATACTAGTCCAGATAGTCTTGACGGATCAAATACAGGAGCATGGAACATGATTTGCACGGTGGATCCCATCAGCCAAACCCGGAGTTATTCGGCAAATGCCTACTATCAACCCATAGCAGCGCGACCAAATCTAGTACTGCTTACTGAGGCAATGGTGACAAAAGTACTAATCGAGAAAGATGGACACAGTGACCGGTGGGTCGCGACTGGAGTCGACATCCTCTGCGATAATAAGCAGAAAGAAGTCTATGCAGCAAGAGAGGTTATCCTCTCAGCTGGGAGTGTTCAGTCTCCACAGCTCCTGGAGCTATCTGGCGTGGGCAATACCGAGGTCCTGAGGTCTGCTGGAATCCCTGTCAAGATTGAAAATCCGAATGTCGGGGAAAACCTTCAGGAGCATATGA TGACGGCCACAATCTTTGAAATATCGCCCGAGATACCCACCCGGGATGAGGTCCTGCAGGATTCAGCACTTCAGGAAGCGGCCAGCCGTGAGTATGAAGGCTCTAAGTCCGGACCTTGGACTATCCTTCCTTGTTCAATCGCATATTGTTCATTGTCACAGATCATCGGGCAAGAGGAGCTGGAAGGCCTCCGATCGAGAGCGGAGTCACTGGCCAAACAGACTGGGAAAAAACGAGACGAGATCCTAGCTCGCCAATTCCGGGAGGATGCTAATTTGGGTCAGCTCGAATATCTCTTCGATGTCGGCAACTGGAGTCCATACTTCACATCCGAAGTGGGCAAGAAATATGGTACGATGCTTATGATGCTGCAATATCCCTGGTCCCGGGGGTCAATCCACTTGCCACCCAAGGACCCTGGCACCCGTGCGACTGTTCACGATAAGCCGATTATTGATCCACGGTACTTTTTCGGTCATGGGGAGGTAGACCTGGAGATTATGAAGCTTGGCCAGCGCTTGACGAAGCGAATCTGCGCAACGAAGCCACTTTCAGACATCATTCGCTCCCGGGTATTCCCTCCGATGTCTGATTCGGACACACCAGGCGAAATGGACGAATACGACGAGTTTGTTCGGAACTATACCATCACTGACTGGCACC CGATTGGTACCTGCGCGATGGGAGGCTTAGAAGGCGAGAAGTCAGGCGTGGTCGATGGCCGTCTAAGAGTGTACGGTATAACTAACTTGCGTGTTGTCGACGCCAGCATCATGCCTCTCCAAGTCAGTGCGCATATTCAGGCGACGGTATATGCCATTGCGGAGAAAGCTGCTGATATGATAATCGAGGATCTGGTCCGACTGAAGTGA